The Kiritimatiellales bacterium genomic interval CAATGACATCAGGAGCGGGATAACGTTATTCGCCGCGTTCCAGAGTTTTTTGTCGAGCTCGTTAAGAAAGATCTGTTCTTCAGTCGTATTAATTTTTGTCATACTGGTTTATGATACGTTGCAGGAGTTATAAACTCAAGAATCATGACCGGCGATTTCAGTTTTTGCGGGCGGGAAAGTATAGAGGGGCGAATAGAGCGGTGAGTTTCGACAGGATTGAGCAGATCGACAGGATTTTATTCACCGCGAAAGAACACATAGAACGCAACTAAAGTAACCGCGAACACATTTGGTTTTCTTGTACGAAATCCTGATGAATCCGGTAAATCCCGTCAAAAAACCACAAATGTGCACATTATTTTGCCCGTGTAATTTCGACGGCGACGCTGCGGGTAAAGCGGAGGGCGCCGAGTTTAGTGATGATAACGGTGCGGTTTGTACGCCGAAACCTAAAAAGCCGGCGTTTTTGTTATTAAATTCTGCGGTGCTGAATATCGGCATCACTTTTCTTTTGATACACGATTTTTTAACTGATAGCGTATTTTCCCGACCTGCAGGTCAGGAAGGATATTTTTTACGAATGGATAAAACCGGTTTTGATAATGAGCGCTATCTGGATGAGCAGAGCCGGTATATTATCGAGCGCGCAGAACAGTTTGAGAACAAGCTGTATCTCGAATTCGGCGGCAAACTGGTCTGCGACCATCATGCGGCGCGCGTGCTGCCGGGGTTTGATCCGCACGTGAAACTGCGCCTGCTGCAGCGCCTGAAAGAGCGCGCGGAACTGATCCTCTGTATTTATGCCGGCGACATCGAGCGCAAAAAAATACGCGCGGATTATGGCATTACATACGATGTGGATGTGCTGCGTCTGATTGACGATCTGCGCGATCACGGTCTCTCCATCGCCGGTGTTGTGATTACCCGCTTTAACAATCAGCCCGCCGCCATGCAGTTCCGCAACCGGCTGGAACGGCGCAGTGTACCGGTCTATGTGCACCAGGCTATCGACGGTTATCCGGCGGACGTAAGCCGGATTGTGAGTGAAGCGGGTTTCGGCACGAATCCGTATATTCAAACGGCCAAGCCGATTGTGGTGGTTTCAGCGCCGGGATCGAACAGCGGCAAGATGGCAACCTGTCTGAATCAGCTTTACCATGACTACCGGCGCGGCATCGAATCCGGTTATGCGAAGTTCGAGACGTTCCCGGTGTGGAATCTGCCGCTGAATCATCCGGTGAATGTGGCGTATGAAGCGGCCACGGCGGATCTGGCGGACGTGAATATGATTGATCCGTTTCATTTAGAGGCGTACGGCCAAACCGCGACGAATTACAACCGCGATATCGAGACATTTCCGCTGCTGAAACAGATTTTTGAAAAAATCACCGGCGCCGCCTGTGTTTATCAGTCGCCGACGGATATGGGCGTAAACCGCGCCGGCTGTGCGATTGTGAATGACGAGGTGGTGCGTGCGGCGGCGATTCAGGAAATTATCCGGCGCTGCTTCCGGTATCAATGCGAATACGCACTTGGCGCAACCGATCTGTCAACGGTGGCGCGCGTCGAAAAACTGATGCGGGACGCCGGCGTGGCGCTGGAAGACCGTGCGGTGGTGGTTCCGGCGCGCCGGGCGGCGGTGCGCGCTGAAACATCCGGCAAGGGCCGCGACGGCATTTTTTGCGGTGCGGCGCTGCAGCTGCCGGACGGGGAGATGGTCACCGGCTGTAATTCGCCGCTGCTGCACGCGGCCTCGGCGATGCTGCTGAATGCCGTGAAAATTCTCGCCGGTATGCCGGACGAAATGCTGCTGCTGAGTCCGGTGGTGATTGAATCGATCCGGCACTTGAAGCAGGATCTGCTCGCGGCGCGTTCGCCGAGCCTGGATCTGGAGGAGACGCTGATTGCGCTGAGCGTCAGTGCGGCGTCGAATCCGGCGGCGCAAATGTGTTTAGAAAAGGTGCCGGAGCTGCGCGGGTGCGAGGTGCATCTGTCGCACATGCCGTCGTCGGGCGATGAAGCCGGTTTGCG includes:
- a CDS encoding DUF1846 domain-containing protein, which produces MDKTGFDNERYLDEQSRYIIERAEQFENKLYLEFGGKLVCDHHAARVLPGFDPHVKLRLLQRLKERAELILCIYAGDIERKKIRADYGITYDVDVLRLIDDLRDHGLSIAGVVITRFNNQPAAMQFRNRLERRSVPVYVHQAIDGYPADVSRIVSEAGFGTNPYIQTAKPIVVVSAPGSNSGKMATCLNQLYHDYRRGIESGYAKFETFPVWNLPLNHPVNVAYEAATADLADVNMIDPFHLEAYGQTATNYNRDIETFPLLKQIFEKITGAACVYQSPTDMGVNRAGCAIVNDEVVRAAAIQEIIRRCFRYQCEYALGATDLSTVARVEKLMRDAGVALEDRAVVVPARRAAVRAETSGKGRDGIFCGAALQLPDGEMVTGCNSPLLHAASAMLLNAVKILAGMPDEMLLLSPVVIESIRHLKQDLLAARSPSLDLEETLIALSVSAASNPAAQMCLEKVPELRGCEVHLSHMPSSGDEAGLRRLGVNVTSDPEFAGHQLFLTEA